The DNA window agtccttgtttttcctggaggagaagcccagtacctcttcagtggattgcagtatggtagtcttcaactgatcccagagggtttcaggggacgggtccgtgaggcgggttgcaacgtcgagctttgctttgaggtttgcctggaagtttcctctcgcttcgtctgactgcagttttccaacattgaacctctttctgggggctttattgttcctgggctttggcttgaagtgaaggttgagcttgcagcgaaccagccggtggtcagtgtggcattccgcgctaggcatgaccctggtgtggagcacatcttgtttgtcactttctcgcaccaggatgtagtccaggaggtgccagtgtttggatcggggatgcatccaggtggtcttaaggctgtccctctgctgaaaaagggtgtttgtaatgacaagccgctgttctgcgcagagctccaacaggaggcgcccattgtcgttgcacttgccgacgccatgcttgcccaggattcctggccaggtttctgagtctttgccgacacgagcgttgaagtcgcccaggatgacaaccttgtcggctgtaggggtacgttggatgaggttgcgcaggttggtacgttataatacattgcaaacttatcaatttgagcatttaattaatcaatctaagcagcgttattacgagttgggtgagagagcccataaggtacttgcatggcagttaaagatggaACAGGCTTCacagattattaatgctgttaaaaagaattcaatatttacctataaacttcaggaaattaatgaccagttttattcattttatcaaaaattatatacttctgaggggaaacaggataatggtgttattgaatcttatttatctaaattaacattaccAGCATTAAAGGAGGAGAATGTTGTGGAATTGGAATCTCcgtttacagaatttgagattaaggaagctatacaggagatgccaaattgTAAGTCACCGGGGGAcgatggattttctgtggaattttacaaattttaatgaaaatttatcctctgtgtttgaggatgtattacaacaagtaaCTGAGCTGCAGGAATCTTGCTCCattgctttaattactgtaattctgaAAAAAGATCGAGATCCGTTGCAAgcgtcttcatatagacctatttctctactgaatgtagactataaaattatagcaaaagtgttagcaaatcgacttgctaaatatttacctaaattgatacatattgaccaaacaggttttattaatatTAGAAAcgtatcagataatattctttgattgattactttggtcaatgcatatcgacagcagcccaaccatccaatggtggttgtgcttgatgtggaaaaagcctttgacaaggttgaatgggaatttttatttaaggtgttggagaagtttaaatttggcccttttttttcttggttgagttaaagctttatatacaaacccgattaacagggtggtgacaaatggttaaGTTTCATTACCGTTCAAAGTGATGCGTTCGACTagacaagggtgtccattgtcgccagccttgtttgcattggctattgaactataagctcaaacaataagacagaatgaacagataagagggatgagagttatggatgaagaatataagattaacttaattgcagatgatgttttgatatatttgacagtcccagaacaatcattgccacatctGGAGGAATGTTAAttgcaatatggaacattatctggatataaggttaattggaataagagtgaaattttgccagttggagaaggagattattcagaatataaagatattataaaattgaaatggtctgataaaattaaatatttaggaataattgtaaatgctgattattaatctttatataagttaaattatgttccttcactaaaaagattaaagcaaatttaattaaatggaaagatctcccattaactttgattagtcgagtaaattgtattaagatgaatatttttcctcaaattcaatatttatttcaatcaatacagtGTCTTCTTTTAAagggattttttcaggatttaaataaagctgtgagataatttttatggaaatgtaaatTATCgcgggtagcattatataaacttacttggaagtatgcgttaggtgggcttcaattacctcattttcaaaattattatgaagcagcccagttgaaatttattagtagattgatggatttggaccaacccccAAGTTGGGcaaaagttgagatggcttgcatttctgaaattgaggtgcatcaatttatatcgatggaatataaatttattgcaggaatataatatgctgatattaaagcatttattaaaggtgtggactaaaagaaataagattttaggatcaaaatgtaaattgtcaattttaacccaattatataataatcaacttatttctttttcaatatttaagaattatttaaagagttgggattttaagggtataaagacattgcaggaATGTTTTGATATTTCTGaaaattttttgtttgtttattatcaacttcgagctttggtgaaagacATGTATGGTAGAGAAATGActttacctgtattgacagaatttgaatctttgatttcttctattccaaaaaagggatatatttctgttatgtatcaagcgTTACAAGACAATATTgaataaaccggaatgggagaagtctaagcttaagtgggaaaatgatttagcttttgtttttcctgaagattattggccAGATATGTGCTAcaatagtgtaactaaattgacaaatgtacAGTATGGaatgttaattataattttttacatcagttatatttaactccagagaaattgaaaaaatatgattttagtaactcggattcttgttttagatgtgtatGTAGTGGTATTTTTCTACattctgtttggtcttgtgtttatgtaaccattttgggaagaaattaggttaattttggaaaaactaTATAACATTaggttaccattagatccatctttttttaatgggttacatggtttctttaaagggattagggctggataagtttcaaattgcatttgaatGTTTAGTactgtctgtagctcgaaaatgtgtagcaagtacatggaaagataacacagtgattaatataatgtgatggcataatgaattgaaagtttgtattgttatggaaaaaattacatataatttgcatgataataattattttttcatCAATAAGtatttggagtatatgcatttagatgtactttgatgtaTTATATTTTTccttagctctccttaagagagctggctgatggggtgggaggggtataattttttttctctttgtgtttatatttatttatatatatatatatatatatttatacatttatttatttatatttatatatttatatatatatatatatatttatatatatatttataggaTTGTATATTTTTCTATTAAtgattttcttaaataaatttcttaaataaataaagttttcataaaaaattaagaacaataaATGCACACTGGTTGCAATACCAGATGATGCAATGTTTAATGTATAAAACCCTGAACCAATTTATTCACCCAGTTTGATGGGTCACAACAATATTTAAAATTGGTTGGCCAAGGATGTATGTAAATTTACACTATATTCTTTTTAAAGTCAATACTATTTTTATGGACGACACAGCCAGTGCCCTGTAAGGCAGATACAACTTTATAATTTGGGGAAGGAACAAATATTTCAGAGAGaaaattttatttcattgaaATCTTTGCATTTTTAATACATCTAAAATAAACTGGATACCGACTGTTGAAACATCACAGTGTGAAGTTTAATTTGAACACGGATAGTAGCATGGAGAAAATCAAGACTTTTAAAGTAACATCAATCTCACTCAACATGACTGAACTCAGAAACCACTGTTTCTTCGCAAGTAAGCACCACCTCCAAGAACATATTCCATTTCCATAAATGTGAGGGAGCCCACGGTGATACAAGAAGGTCCAATCTTTGTAAAGCCTGCTTTCTGGTAGAAAGTAACCAAGAAGTCTTCACACATGAGGACAGCTCTTTTAACCATGGGAAGACAACGTAGATATTGCAGGTATCTCCATAAAATTATTGAACCTTTGCCTTGCTGGCGACATCTGTGGTGAACAGCCAGCACGTGGATATGGACGGTGGAACCTCCTGGAACATGAATTGTCATGGCATCCTGCATGTAATGAAACACAAACAGTAATTTCTACAATGACAACCAACCAGAAGCATGCACAAACATCGGATTTCTGGATGCTGACACTGTATTGTGGAGGGTCTTGGTTGTCACATGACAGCACTGACAACTACCTGGACAGAAGACATACAACCTGACAATCAAGGTTTGGCCCTGCCCTACCCATTACTgaacacctgaccattggcccctttaactACCTTGGGTCATTGGCCTTTGTAATTGACTAGACTTGCTGGTGCCAAGCCATTGtacccatgtaaattacctgggatTGGGCAATTGGCCACTGTAATCGATCAGACATTGCTGTCACTAACCCCgtaaatgacctgggctggacccctccccagccctccagcactataaagggtgCCACAAGTGCTCGGTTCTTTCTCTGCCATCTTCGAAGGACCACCTTATTTCACTCCAGGCCAAGTACCATGGAACAGCGCTGGAGAAATCGATGGTGAGATATGCATTGTTTAAGGGTTCGGATAGTTTTATTGTCCTGAGAAATAtactgcactgagtcaaggggtgccaggcattgtattgtttttttcttgattttatgTACCAagatcattgtgtgtgtgtgtgtgttttttatcCCTGTTGCGATTTTTCCCACACTTATTTATACTAAATTATGCATGATTTTCCGATGCTTGTCTTCTGTAAATTTTGcacatgtgttttattcccattacgATTTTTCCACATGCTTCTTCTATTAATAAAATTTACCAGTAGACTGTGCTCAAAGTCCATGTTTTTGAGACCCATCAAATCTGTCTTCTCAGACACAACAGACACATCTAATGTCACAAGAAAACCCAGTGCTTTTGCAATGGACACTATTTTTCATGTGGAAAGAAGTGTAGAAAGTATTTTGTTTATCAGTCTGAAAGTCAAATTACAAAATCTAGAGGATGGCATTGTTTCTGAACCAGGTGATCCACTGAATGAAAGGTATGAGCCTCATACCCCAGAAATCCCGGGAAACATGAATTCCTGATGGTAATGTGGCCATCAATGGAAGGTTGGAAGCAAAGATTAGCTAGCTTAGCAGGATGAAGgagagaaataaaaatggaacAGAAACATGTCAACAAAGTGCACCTGTGCCCTCTGTGAGTCCATGCATTCTCTCAGTTGGAGGACTGTTAAAATTGCTCAACTTTGTGACATTAGAAATGTACAGTCAAAAAGCAACACACAGAATCCTCAaccatcccctcccaccccccatggTTCAAGTTTCCAAAAACTCAACTGTCAGTGTTTTAAACATGAAATGCTTCAATCATGATCTTTTAATGTTGAAGGACATCCAGAGTCAAAATTAAATAGCTAGTGGTATGAACCCTTCATACACAAGTTAGCCATTTGGTCAGtcaagtccactctgccattctatcatgagccaATCAATTCTCTCactaccctgccttctccccataaccattgacCCCTGACTATTCTGACACCTAGCAATCTCTGTCTAAAATATAAcaaatgacctggtctccacagctgcccatggcagcaaattccagaggcgTGCCACTCTCTggcgaaagaaattcctccttatctctgttttaaatgggcccctaaagttgtgtcctcttgtcctttaTCATGGAAAACAATTTTGCCACATTTACTCAGTCCAGGCCTTCTCACATTTGAAATACAGTCAAGAGACACCTTCACTCCTCATATTCTAATCCCataattcttgtaaatcttttctttctaatgccagcacatcattccttaaataaggaacccaaaactgtaccccatactccaagtgtggcctcaccagtgcctttgtaaagcctcaacatcacatccctgctcttgctcTAGATATAAATGTCAACATTACATTCATgtttttcaccactgactcaaccttaGGTTAATCTTTAGGCTATCCTACAGGGGATTCCTGGTTCCCttgtattttgaattttcttcccatccaaataatagtctgctcaATTATATCTTCTACCAAAGAGCATGACAATACacgttccaacattgtatttcatttggccacctctttgcccattctccctctGTAGCCCCTGTGTTTCCTCCACACTACCTGCCCCtcattctggctatccatcccttgggttgatgatggttcctttcctTATACCCCTCACCTCAGATAGGAGAAGCATGtttgtgaatggattttaggtgagtagggggttgcacaggtccagacgcaCCCTCACggcatcccctcctggatccagtggcatggtgaggtccaagatagTTGGGAGAAGTTCTGTAGTattgaatggccagaccaaactTCGATGCGATGGATGCCCTTTCCGTGCTTCACAGCGCGTGTTTGCTGGATGGCCCTGTGACTTGCCCCTCTATCTATCTTTCTATCATCTGAAAACTCAACCAAAgtctaaatcattaacataaaaagaagtgaccACAGCACTTATCCTTGTGggacaccactggtaactggttggctgtcaatcagccaatgctctacccatgcatcTATCTTTTCtgcaattccatgggctctcaatTTGTAAAGCAGCCTCGTTTGTGACGCCTTgtgaaagccttttgaaagtccaaattttAACATGCACTGCATTGTGATAAAAGGCCCATACAGTAACAACAGAACACACACAAAGAACTGCAGAGTGTACAACCAAATTTATTATATTACGCCGCGGAAGTAAGGAACGCAAAGACTAGATGATGTCACCTGTTCTCTGCACTGAACCTTACTCAAAGTACACAGCATTTTGGTAAACCTTGTATGGTTCATTTTTGGCAGTGCATTTTTGACAAGTTGTTAAACAGGTTGTTTTAAAATTGATTATTCCAGTTTCTTATTAGGATCtgtctttttgtttttttccttatTAGGAATGTAAATTACTGACGTCAAACAGTTAATCATGTTAACAGTTAATATCCCGTTTAAGTTTTGGTCCTTGCATATTTAAGGTGATATCTTGAGGGCTTGTTTCTAATATGTATCAAACACTTTTGTTTTTGTGTAGCTTTAGTTTCGATGTCATTTTCCAATGCTAAATATTTTTCTGCAGGGTAAATCAAATCTTTAACACCCAAAGCAAAGGAATTTCCTTAACGTTTGACATTCCTGTGTGATATTTCTGCATTCATGTATATGAATGGTAATTGTCTATCTGTAAGACTAACAAATCTTTTATCCACTTGCATAAAGGAATGGCTCCTTTCTGTTTATATTAATGGTAATTGTTAGGCCAACAAATCTTTTATCAGTCAACATAAAGCAATGGCTCCTTTCCTTGATGTGTGACTTTATACATTCTTTTACAGCGTGTCCTTTGTCTCACTTACTTGTGATTTCCTCAAATAATTGCAGTAGATTTGTCAGGGAAGAATTTCTCTGAAGGAATCCATACTGACTTTAGTCTAtcttgtcatccacaaactccataacctcatccttgacaattgactctaaCAACTTCCCAATCACCTGTTAGGCtaacaggcctataatttcctttctgctgcctctcttCCTTACTCAATAGTGGAGTAACCTTTGCAATATTCCAATCTTTCAGAATTATGCCAGAATCAACTGATtcttggaagttcattccacgtGCCTCTACAATCTCTGCAGCCACTTTaagaacccaagggtgcaatccatctggtttaGGAGACTTATCGATACTTAGATCTTTCAACTTTCTAGGCACCTTGTCTTCAGTGAATGTGACTAAACTCACTTCTCTTCCCTGATACCTTTGAAAGTCTGGTGTACTGCCCacgtcttccactgtgaagactaatgcaaaatatttattcagttcctctgccatctccttgtcccccattataatttctccagcatcattttctatcagtcctagcctcgtttttattcttaatatacATTTTTAACAaagctttttgatattatttactGAGCCTCCTCTCAAAGTTTATCTTTTCCTTCCAAATGTAtggttttaaaagcttcccagacCTTAGGTATGTCCTTTGTGCCTTTACTTTGGCTTAAACTTAACTCGTCAGCCACATtccattcaaatttttttttctgcactttCCTTTTTTCTCGTATAAACTCCAATCATCCTGTGCCATTCTTCCAGCCAGTGTGCTACTCCATCAACTTTTCAGTTCCTTTCTGTAgccccctttattccactggtagTCAGACACCTCTTATTTTAGTTGCTCCCTCTCAAATTGCAGAGCAAATTCTATTATGTTATGATCATTGCTTCCAAGGTTCCCTTACCGTCATCTCTCTGATCGACTCTGGTTCGTTACACAATATTTAATCCATAATTGCCATTTTCCTGACCAGCTCAGCTACAAGAAGCCATCTCATGGCCATTCTACAAATTCTGTCTTGGGATCCAGTCccaatctggttttccccaaTCGACAtgtatgttaaaatcccccatgtctACCATAGTATTGCCCTTCTGAGATTTTtcttctatttgctgttgtaattgttGTCCCTattctggctactgtttggaCGTCCTGTATACAACTGCTaacagtgtctttttacccttgccatgtCTTAACTCAACTTGCAGTGTTTCTAATAGTTTGATGTTATTTATTACCAACAAGGCCACACAACGCCTCTGCTTACCGGCCTAATCCTTTCGGTACATCGTGCATCCTTGGACATTcacctcccaatgacatccatcctttagcaaTGACTCCAAGATGTCAACCTGTCGCTATTCTACAGGgttatccactttatttcttctgctgcgtgcatttaaatacaaaacctgaAGCCCCGTATTTGTCACTTTTTGTTTTGCTTGTGTCCTTGTTGCATGGCCATTCATCCTCACGGATGCAGTTTTGCCCAATCTGCTTCTAGTTCTGCACCAACCACCTCTTCACTTTGATTCTGACCCTCCTGCCAATGTAgtttccaccccacccagcaaCAGCATTTGCAAAACTCACAGCTAGTTATTTGAACTCTTAATTATTAGCCTTttaaataaatgatatttttgATTGTCATCAACAAGATTTGGTGTAAAATCACATTGTTTCATTTtataataatttctcaaatttaatcctcatcttcccccccccccctcccattattTCTGTTGAATGTTCTGTATTGTTGGTGTTTGGGCAGGTGTTTGAACAGGACAATCTTCAATATAATTAAGTAAATTGAAAAATGGTGGCGAGGAAAATCTGGATGTTTTGCTTTATCCAAGTGAAAAAATTCAACTTGGAAAGGATGACCACAATATGCCTGCTTTTTAATTGGGTCAATTTAGGCAAGTTCAGATCTGGACCTTTGATTTTTCCCAGTCCAGATGAAAGCAGAACTTTTGAAATAGTGAAGTGGTTATTTACTGGAGTAGTCATCCAGAAACCTGGGTTAATGATCCAGAAACAAAATTTCAATTCCAATTTTAGAGCAGATAATTCAATAATCGGGAGTTGGTCTTGGTGAGGGTGGGGCATGGATAGGTTTTCTTGTCGAAAGGATATTAGTTCaccagctggggggggggggatttatgtAAAGGTAAACCCCACCAGGTGCAGAAAACAAGGAAATCTTTCCCATCGCTGATTCCAAGATACCCATTTAACAAGTCATTTCAGGCCTAGTCTTGCAGGCTTCACTGTCAGCTCATCACACATACATGTTCAAAGAAAACATACACTCTACTTTGCAAGTTTATAATCTTCAAAAAATGAAGATGgaggaaaaataattttgttttggaAAAGCTACTGCAATTAATAAGGTGAATATGCCATTTCTGGCAAGTTCTCTACAACTGGTTATCGTGGAAGCTCCAACTTCCAGTGCGGAAGAATAAGATGTGCAGGGTAAACTATAATGCTGTTTCATGTGGCTTACTCAAACTGATTAGAAAAGAGCGAAGCTTGATTTCAGgtgtaaatttctacaggggcTCAACTAGAAATGAAAAAGGAGAGAAGATGTAGCCTAGTTTTATGAGTAAAGGATATTTTGTAGTCTTGTTATTTTAAGTGAACATAATGCAAAATGGtgtgatttccaccccccccacccccaaaaaaaactagggccaagatttaaaaaacgtgtcagaaacacaaattctcacaaatgagtctctttaagatcggtgacacgacaagctttattcgcaagtctgcagagttggactcaaccggcttctcgccaagtcgagccccgatacatacagtgcgttgtttttttatacaatttgcttgtccttcggcatctccattacactgctttaattgattagtttttgcagaatcatcctgattactgttagtcaccacaccacgatcattcatgacctctgctcacaccaaatcctgtttttcactctttatcaatctttggctcctgcatgtctctctgtagttaaatctgttgcaagtctgttgtaacattttccagctaaactctagtggttcgcccccttttatgactaatcatcacattttaacttaaaccctttttaacccaaattctctatctataacaaaaCGAACTTAGTTTTGGTCCATACTTGGAACTAAAATTAAAGTAAAAAGAGCTCGAAAATGCAAACTAAAAATTAGCGAACCCCCCAATTGTCGCAAATCCGAAACAACACGGCAGGGTCCGCCAGCAATTCATGGGGCGGGGGAGAAGAGAGATGTTTGGTGCATCTTGTTCCTGGACCTCCCCTCTCGGAAAAGCCTGAGCTCCCGCAACTTTGCATTTGCTCACTTGCACCAAACGGATGAATTTCACAGCCCCTTAACCCCATCCAGTTCCCGCATTTCCACCCCCATTCTATGCTAATATCAGACCTACAGATTCACTCTTTCCCAGATGACAACCGGTCGTTATATTTTTAAGtctttccctctctttctccaaGTTTGAATAGTTCTAACATTTTTCGCTTGgatacattaaaaaaacaaacaaacaatatTGGTCAACATTTAGTACAGAGGtatattcttattttttttaaaatgcgcCCATCTGACCTGCGAGAGTTTGTCCTTGTTCCATCCCGAACCAATGACAAAGGCTACGAGCCTCCCCTCTTCGAACCAGCCCAACGAGAGCTCGGGGCACAGTTCCAGGAAGTGTCTCACTCCGTCCATGTGCAAAGGGCACTCTCCAGAGACAGAAATGAAGGCTGAAGGGTCAGAGAACAGAAATGCCTTTAGATTTTTCACTAGAAGTATTATAAAATGCAGCATTTTTTTTCGCATACACGTTCTCTCagagttctttctttggcttggcttcgcggacgaagatttatggagggggtaaaaagtccacgtcagctgcaggctcgtttgtggctgacaagtccgatgcgggacaggcagacatgattgcagcggttgcaggggaaaattggttggttggggttgggtgttgggtttttcctcctttgccttttgtcagtgaggtgggctctgcggtcttcttcaaaggaggttgctgcctgccaaactgtgaggcgccaagatgcacggtttgaggcgttatcagcccactggcggtggacaatgtggcaggcaccaagagatttctttaggcagtccttgtaccttttctttggtgcacctctgtcaaggtggccagtggagagctcgccatagcccttcagcccacctttccCCACTGTAATCTCATCTGCCTGCATTAGCATCTTCTCCTCGCCTCCCTCCCCCTGCAAGAGGGCCACCTGCATCCCTAGACACCGGGTTATCACTAGGAATAAATGGTGAAACCTGGACTCATGATCCCTCCACAGACGCTGCCACTCTTTGCTAAAACCAGCATATCGGGTATAATTTTACATGCATTATTGGGAAGGGCTGCAGTCGGCTGCTTTGAAGGATGAAGGTGGCGGGGAGGGGGGACAAGTTGCCTGCCTGGCACTGGGCGCGCCTGCTTGCCCACCTTCCCTCTCGATCTCGAACACGCTCAGCGCATCCTTCAGGCTGAGGTTGCGGAACTCGCTGGCCGGCAGCGTGTGGCGTCTCCGGCCGCCAGGGCTCGAAGCCTCCGTGTACCTCAGGGCGAAGGGCTTGAGGAAAGGGGAAGCGCTGCCTGGGGCCATCTCTGTCCGCAGGGCAGCGCGGCTGGCCCGGAGCTGGCT is part of the Narcine bancroftii isolate sNarBan1 chromosome 12, sNarBan1.hap1, whole genome shotgun sequence genome and encodes:
- the LOC138747492 gene encoding serotonin N-acetyltransferase-like, which encodes MAPGSASPFLKPFALRYTEASSPGGRRRHTLPASEFRNLSLKDALSVFEIEREAFISVSGECPLHMDGVRHFLELCPELSLGWFEEGRLVAFVIGSGWNKDKLSQDAMTIHVPGGSTVHIHVLAVHHRCRQQGKGSIILWRYLQYLRCLPMVKRAVLMCEDFLVTFYQKAGFTKIGPSCITVGSLTFMEMEYVLGGGAYLRRNSGF